A window of Elusimicrobiaceae bacterium contains these coding sequences:
- a CDS encoding DedA family protein has translation MLQELHILLFLGGLSVLSATLVPAQASLVMFALMVTGRYAAWKLLAAACVGTVLGVGINWVLGQYLDRLENKTWFPVKKEYLQKAQNLFAKNGSITLLLAGVPIIGDPVMLIAGASKINFWLFLSVAAPAKCVRFFLFWLIYLGLT, from the coding sequence ATGTTGCAAGAATTACACATTTTGCTTTTTTTAGGGGGGTTGTCCGTTTTATCCGCCACGTTGGTACCGGCGCAAGCGTCTTTAGTAATGTTTGCGCTCATGGTCACAGGCCGATACGCCGCATGGAAATTGCTTGCCGCGGCATGCGTGGGCACCGTCTTGGGCGTGGGCATAAACTGGGTGCTGGGGCAGTATTTGGACCGCCTGGAAAACAAAACCTGGTTTCCCGTTAAAAAAGAATACCTGCAAAAAGCGCAGAATCTTTTTGCAAAAAACGGAAGCATTACGCTTTTGTTGGCCGGCGTGCCGATTATTGGGGACCCTGTTATGCTGATTGCGGGCGCGAGCAAAATAAACTTTTGGCTTTTTCTGTCGGTAGCGGCCCCTGCCAAATGCGTCCGCTTCTTTTTATTCTGGCTGATTTATTTGGGATTGACATAA